A genome region from Bemisia tabaci chromosome 3, PGI_BMITA_v3 includes the following:
- the LOC109040277 gene encoding uncharacterized protein has product MKQRRLLILLSAFWATVSAAVDVKTQDLDSEDVDGPPFNFTSSEHLQLEARDSDPEEDGIVKQVNPPTMVMTNDQPSHFYGFNNGEPFILEKIPETKSDATKGTTLSSGLGDYYEDIEGDDKHVIVKDNKNYKPDSIDRKDNVHKYYRPNDIPSNPFKITSDLHQFLNLPVHYSTSDKFPLISNSYANMKIQGTGSNHKQSPSTSSTTSTVSPSYYTMKHSPTSDRSTTPVTTLRSTSNQFTTSTTPSTTESTTVRRLTTTTAATTTTSKRPSSIFDFEDLAYSDYDYDTAGSSSYPQKPPINEYDQPIVKPTSPKSTTMTENLEIKTSESTSTTTTQSSTTTTTTTESPPSSTRLTSSYSAAASTTRPSTTTTTTTMAPTTTTTPKVSIVTSLPIDSSNAYYISQGASGFSKAGEGTEKSTQSTRVTEENKIHQQATTYSGPQYHAVNNNRDGQQNEKPTVHFNFNGGDEPFRPIHNPEHYQPKNSSQRPVQTQTEDSNYYLSTLNPYQTGVKKPVPPHIPMKPPGSEFIALPNGPLRVPPKPDHMFQQKPMHQAQISQINQQYRPLNNGPHFPPSTKPNQNKYNMSYHTPPELRPPSAPVKKTEGSSTTKYQNAEDLTFVNMKPGKPQQNIQVPPVKQSDIVQGHPMGNIGESQSYSLQTSFSIGVPDNENSASSNNIRPAQGIGQVLPANDETEATRPGQVLNTQRLTQSVRPGMVQQLPSKPVAPNRPPQDHNRPQNKPIQRHPSGSPLPVRPPPNNRPPQMSDAKPQSQGNYPRPHWESHSGKPQFMNGNNQVSAGPNQPGPMHGKEKPQGQYYPMNRGKPEVDNKQPLPNILPQFRPNAKVGTAEYPPHGNHPQYGPNHHPQMERRREPTDKLRPPPLPRPQFLRINRNDDENSMVDEEIRESLLYPEKESRTNQRPSMNAQQPSRVTTLQMMQHGSAFAPQRLVRNEETLETKAGDKKPVHLVYPMTGKTSQQKNEGVVIVGVKGPQRPLPPPDLDLTDDDQSFPMVDKQKPFPLPARDRPDTPILKTKLNIKPIKNDFPYPLVKPNANAGNEDTINNEKKYHELAQNNIKPDSNSISEYTAYSPTKRTDIDVEDDMTKLADEAVNLIPYLQDYMPYATKKPLVKIPTKSPVYKKDPLSDWASEKYESNKPISVTLTNTPAEEAATENRTSDMSTRPSEPFYSGLLQTEENKRVAVINKNSNGNEYTLSTIMHTHPTQQKESIEYEPISSSGSYSSGSFNHKPQAPDSVPQSVNLEAPFQASISAPQHETHGWSVIGSIRRPEDELDRSDSNHTVHQTEAQTEESTFDFDNFKPQLMGGFKPILPPSAEDTAMETESDIKIDSEEAKS; this is encoded by the coding sequence ATGAAGCAAAGACGATTACTGATACTTCTCAGCGCTTTCTGGGCTACCGTGTCTGCGGCAGTCGACGTGAAAACGCAGGACTTGGACAGCGAAGACGTAGATGGTCCTCCTTTCAATTTCACATCCTCTGAGCACCTTCAACTTGAGGCGCGAGACTCCGACCCAGAAGAGGACGGCATCGTGAAACAGGTAAATCCACCAACAATGGTCATGACTAATGACCAGCCTAGTCACTTTTACGGCTTTAACAACGGCGAACCCTTCATCCTCGAAAAAATCCCCGAGACGAAAAGCGACGCGACCAAAGGCACGACGCTATCCTCCGGCTTAGGAGATTACTACGAGGACATCGAAGGAGATGACAAGCACGTCATCGTCAAGGACAACAAGAACTATAAGCCCGACTCGATTGATCGGAAAGACAACGTCCATAAATATTATCGCCCGAACGACATTCCGTCTAATCCGTTCAAAATCACGTCCGACCTGCATCAATTCTTGAACCTTCCAGTGCACTATAGCACGAGCGACAAGTTTCCCTTAATTTCGAACTCGTATGCCAACATGAAAATTCAGGGAACCGGCTCCAATCACAAGCAGTCCCCGTCAACATCTTCGACAACGTCAACCGTATCACCCTCCTATTATACGATGAAACACTCGCCAACTTCCGACCGAAGTACTACGCCTGTAACAACGCTGAGGTCAACATCAAATCAGTTCACCACTTCGACGACACCATCTACCACGGAATCCACCACAGTCAGGCGACTAACCACCACCACCGCTGCCACCACAACAACATCGAAGAGACCATCctcaattttcgatttcgagGACCTTGCATACTCGGACTATGATTACGACACGGCTGGGTCATCCAGTTATCCACAAAAGCCACCCATAAACGAGTACGATCAACCGATTGTAAAACCTACCAGTCCCAAATCGACCACGATGACGGAGAATTTAGAAATCAAAACTTCCGAGTCCACATCAACCACGACTACGCAATCATCAACAACCACAACCACTACAACCGAAAGCCCACCAAGCAGCACAAGACTGACATCTTCTTATAGCGCTGCGGCCTCGACGACAAGACCAAGCACCACTACCACAACTACGACCATGGCGCCAACTACAACCACGACTCCGAAGGTCAGCATCGTAACGTCTTTACCCATCGACAGCAGTAATGCCTATTACATAAGTCAAGGGGCCAGTGGGTTCTCTAAGGCCGGCGAGGGTACTGAGAAATCTACCCAGTCCACCCGTGTTACTGAAGAAAACAAGATTCATCAACAGGCAACTACTTACTCGGGTCCCCAGTACCACGCTGTGAACAATAATCGAGATGGACAACAGAATGAGAAGCCAACGGTGCACTTTAATTTTAACGGAGGCGATGAACCGTTCCGACCCATCCACAACCCGGAACACTACCAGCCGAAGAATAGCAGTCAAAGACCCGTTCAGACTCAGACAGAGGATAGCAATTATTACTTATCCACACTAAATCCCTATCAGACGGGGGTAAAAAAGCCAGTCCCACCTCATATTCCTATGAAACCACCAGGTTCGGAATTCATTGCattgccaaatggaccactTAGAGTGCCACCAAAACCGGACCACATGTTCCAACAGAAACCTATGCATCAAGCACAGATAAGTCAAATTAATCAGCAATATCGACCCCTCAACAACGGCCCTCATTTCCCTCCATCCACGAAACCTAATCAAAATAAGTACAATATGTCCTACCACACGCCGCCTGAATTGCGGCCTCCAAGCGCTCCCGTCAAGAAAACAGAGGGCTCCTCGACCACAAAATACCAGAACGCGGAGGATTTGACATTCGTCAATATGAAACCAGGAAAGCCACAACAAAATATCCAAGTTCCTCCGGTGAAACAATCCGACATCGTTCAAGGTCACCCTATGGGAAACATAGGAGAAAGTCAGAGCTACTCTCTGCAAACATCATTTTCGATCGGAGTTCCTGACAACGAAAATTCCGCCTCATCAAATAACATTCGTCCCGCACAAGGTATCGGTCAAGTTTTACCAGCCAACGACGAGACCGAGGCAACAAGACCTGGACAGGTACTCAACACGCAACGCTTAACTCAAAGTGTTCGACCAGGAATGGTGCAACAGTTACCCAGTAAGCCCGTGGCTCCCAACAGACCTCCTCAAGACCACAATAGGCCACAAAATAAACCAATTCAAAGGCATCCTTCTGGCTCACCGCTACCAGTTAGGCCTCCTCCAAATAATCGTCCACCACAAATGTCAGACGCAAAGCCACAATCACAAGGAAATTACCCCCGACCTCACTGGGAATCTCATTCAGGAAAACCACAATTTATGAATGGGAACAACCAAGTTTCGGCAGGGCCGAATCAACCAGGACCAATGCACGGGAAAGAAAAACCTCAAGGTCAGTATTACCCCATGAACAGAGGGAAGCCAGAGGTTGACAACAAGCAACCACTCCCTAACATTCTACCTCAGTTTAGACCGAATGCCAAAGTAGGCACGGCCGAATACCCGCCACATGGAAATCATCCTCAGTACGGTCCGAATCATCACCCACAGATGGAAAGACGAAGAGAACCTACAGATAAGCTGAGACCTCCACCTTTGCCGAGACCACAATTTCTtcgaatcaataggaatgatgacGAAAATTCAATGGTTGATGAGGAAATTAGAGAATCGTTATTATACCCAGAAAAAGAGTCGAGGACTAACCAAAGACCGAGCATGAATGCACAACAACCGAGTAGAGTTACAACTTTACAAATGATGCAACACGGATCTGCATTTGCCCCACAACGACTAGTTCGAAATGAGGAAACACTCGAGACTAAAGCCGGAGATAAAAAGCCTGTGCACTTAGTTTATCCAATGACCGGAAAAACTTCCCAACAAAAGAACGAGGGAGTCGTCATAGTGGGCGTAAAGGGACCTCAAAGGCCTCTCCCACCGCCTGACCTAGACCTGACAGACGATGATCAATCATTTCCAATGGTAGACAAACAGAAACCTTTTCCCCTGCCTGCCAGAGACCGACCCGACACACCTATCCTCAAAACCAAACTGAACATCAAACCCATCAAGAACGATTTTCCGTACCCGTTAGTCAAACCAAACGCTAATGCAGGGAATGAAGACACCATCAATAACGAAAAGAAATACCACGAGCTAGCACAAAACAATATCAAACCGGACAGCAATAGTATCAGCGAGTACACAGCGTACAGTCCAACCAAACGGACGGACATCGACGTCGAAGACGACATGACCAAGTTAGCCGATGAAGCCGTGAACTTGATTCCTTACCTACAGGACTACATGCCTTACGCCACAAAGAAGCCACTGGTCAAAATCCCGACCAAATCACCTGTTTACAAGAAGGACCCTCTTTCAGACTGGGCAAGTGAGAAGTACGAGTCCAACAAACCTATCAGCGTCACGCTCACCAACACACCAGCCGAAGAAGCAGCAACGGAGAACCGAACTTCAGATATGTCGACGAGGCCCTCCGAGCCATTCTATTCGGGTCTCTTGCAAACGGAGGAGAACAAACGCGTCGCAGTGATCAACAAGAACTCGAACGGAAACGAGTACACCCTTTCAACGATCATGCACACCCATCCGACTCAACAGAAGGAGTCCATCGAGTACGAGCCGATCTCGAGCTCAGGCAGTTACTCCTCGGGCAGTTTCAACCACAAACCCCAAGCGCCGGACTCGGTGCCGCAGTCGGTGAACCTAGAGGCACCGTTCCAGGCGAGCATCAGCGCGCCGCAGCATGAAACACACGGATGGAGCGTCATAGGAAGTATACGACGGCCCGAAGACGAGCTCGACAGGAGCGACTCCAACCACACCGTCCACCAAACGGAGGCTCAGACCGAAGAGTCCACGTTCGACTTCGACAACTTCAAACCGCAGCTCATGGGCGGCTTCAAGCCTATCCTCCCACCCTCAGCCGAGGACACTGCCATGGAGACAGAATCCGATATTAAAATAGACTCGGAGGAAGCCAAGTCATAA